In the genome of Deltaproteobacteria bacterium, one region contains:
- the uvrB gene encoding excinuclease ABC subunit UvrB yields the protein MGNFKLVSDFKPCGDQPQAIEKLSQGILQGRKHQTLLGVTGSGKTFTMAQVIARVQKPALVMAPNKTLAAQLYSEFKDLFPENAVEYFVSYYDYYQPEAYVPSRDLFIEKDSAINEEIDKLRHSATRSLLERNDVIIVASVSCIYGLGSPEAYKGLHVEIEKGQSIDRNVILKDLVKIQYQRGDYDFHRGTFRVRGDVIEIFPAHEEEKAIRIEFFGDEVERILEMDPLRGEILHDLARIAIYPASHYVTEDYRMKNSILTIRAELKQRMEEYHHQNKYLEQQRIEQRTNYDLELMEEIGFCKGIENYSRHLTGRAAGEPPPTLIDYFPKDFLMILDESHLTIPQVRGMYNGDQARKKNLVDYGFRLPSALDNRPLKFEEFEKLMHQVVYVSATPAEYELQHSEGEIVEQVIRPTGLLDPLVEVRPANMQVDDLLEEIRIRVGKNERVLITTLTKRMSEDLTKYYSEIGVRVRYLHSKVETLERMALLRNLRRGEYDVLVGINLLREGLDLPEVSLVAVLDADKEGFLRSARSLIQTFGRAARNASGQVILYADHLTDSMKQAMGETSRRRTIQEEYNKAHGITPTTIQKKIADLIQSVPEQDYVTVSLEEENTILKLKPEQIEKRIQKLKKQMQQAAKDMEFEEAARLRDEIKKLQMQELSFGVNP from the coding sequence ATGGGAAATTTTAAACTTGTCTCCGATTTTAAACCCTGCGGCGATCAACCCCAAGCCATTGAAAAACTTTCTCAGGGTATTCTCCAAGGTAGAAAACATCAGACTTTGCTGGGAGTGACCGGTTCGGGTAAAACCTTTACTATGGCCCAGGTGATCGCGCGTGTGCAAAAGCCCGCTCTGGTGATGGCCCCCAATAAAACCTTGGCAGCCCAGTTGTATTCGGAATTCAAAGATTTGTTTCCCGAAAATGCGGTGGAATATTTTGTGAGTTATTACGATTATTATCAGCCCGAGGCTTATGTCCCCTCTCGCGATTTATTCATCGAAAAAGATTCGGCCATCAACGAAGAAATCGACAAACTGCGCCACTCCGCGACTCGTTCCTTGCTGGAGAGAAACGATGTCATCATCGTCGCTTCGGTGTCTTGCATTTATGGTTTAGGTTCGCCGGAGGCCTATAAGGGATTGCACGTCGAAATAGAAAAGGGTCAATCCATCGACCGAAATGTCATCCTCAAAGATTTGGTGAAGATTCAATATCAACGGGGCGATTACGATTTTCATCGTGGCACTTTTCGAGTGCGGGGAGATGTGATTGAAATTTTTCCGGCCCATGAAGAAGAAAAGGCCATTCGCATCGAATTCTTTGGGGATGAAGTGGAACGGATTCTGGAGATGGATCCCCTGCGAGGCGAGATTTTACACGATTTAGCCAGGATTGCCATTTATCCGGCCAGCCATTACGTCACCGAAGACTATCGCATGAAAAACTCAATTCTCACGATTCGTGCCGAGTTAAAACAGCGGATGGAAGAGTATCACCATCAAAATAAATATCTGGAACAGCAACGCATTGAGCAACGTACGAATTACGATTTGGAACTGATGGAAGAAATTGGTTTTTGCAAGGGGATTGAAAATTATTCACGGCATCTTACTGGAAGGGCTGCCGGTGAGCCTCCGCCAACCTTGATTGATTATTTTCCAAAAGATTTTCTGATGATTTTAGACGAGTCGCATCTGACTATTCCTCAGGTGCGCGGCATGTATAATGGAGATCAGGCACGAAAGAAAAATCTGGTGGATTATGGGTTTCGTCTGCCTTCAGCCTTGGACAATCGCCCTCTTAAATTTGAAGAGTTCGAAAAGTTGATGCATCAGGTGGTGTATGTCTCGGCGACCCCGGCGGAGTATGAGCTGCAACATTCAGAAGGTGAGATTGTCGAACAGGTGATACGGCCTACGGGTTTGTTGGATCCCCTCGTCGAAGTGCGGCCAGCGAATATGCAGGTGGATGATCTGCTGGAAGAAATTCGAATTCGCGTAGGCAAAAATGAGCGTGTGCTGATTACGACGCTGACCAAGCGCATGTCGGAAGACCTCACGAAATATTATTCAGAAATTGGTGTGCGTGTCCGCTATCTGCACTCGAAAGTAGAAACCCTCGAGCGCATGGCCCTGCTGCGCAATTTGCGCAGAGGCGAATACGATGTGTTGGTGGGAATCAATTTGCTGCGAGAAGGTCTGGATTTACCCGAAGTCTCTCTAGTGGCGGTTTTGGATGCGGATAAAGAAGGCTTTTTAAGATCGGCTCGCTCACTGATTCAAACCTTTGGAAGGGCCGCGCGAAATGCTTCGGGTCAAGTAATTTTATATGCCGATCATCTTACCGATTCGATGAAACAAGCCATGGGTGAGACCTCGCGTCGACGTACGATTCAAGAGGAGTACAACAAGGCCCATGGGATTACGCCCACCACCATTCAAAAGAAGATTGCCGATCTCATCCAAAGTGTGCCCGAACAGGATTATGTGACGGTGTCTCTAGAAGAAGAAAATACAATTCTAAAACTGAAGCCTGAGCAAATCGAAAAGAGAATTCAAAAACTGAAAAAACAAATGCAGCAAGCCGCCAAGGATATGGAGTTCGAAGAAGCGGCACGATTGCGTGATGAGATTAAAAAATTGCAGATGCAGGAATTGAGTTTTGGGGTGAATCCTTAA
- a CDS encoding cysteine--tRNA ligase — MSLKLYNTLTSQKEEFIPLQPKKIRMYVCGVTVYDKCHLGHARANVAFDVIYRYLKHRFPDHQIEFVRNFTDVDDKIIQRSNEQKIPWQELTEKYIAEFHNDMRALGNGSPTLEPKATEHIPQMLQLIQKLIDKGIAYTADGDVFYRVKNFKDYGKLSGKNIEDLESGARVDIREAKENPLDFVLWKAAKPDEPSWDSPWGKGRPGWHIECSAMGMKYLGESFDIHGGGRDLIFPHHENEIAQSEGATGKHFVKYWLHNGFVNINAEKMSKSLGNFFSIQDILKQYDWEVVRAFLLSVHYRSPIDFSDQNLHDMGEALERYYTTIKRVREFLNGPSPENPAAFPHPSRGEGVDLPSPMAGEGENTLSNILSSFQQAMDDDFNTAAVFGLLFESVREVNKMLDQIQVGARQAAPLQEFLSNLEKISSVLGCFQPDAAAFFSRTQTRAVKDQNLDESKILQLIEERKQARLSKNWKRSDEIRNELAQMNIVLKDKPDGSVEWSVKG; from the coding sequence ATGTCACTCAAACTCTACAACACCCTCACCTCTCAAAAAGAAGAATTCATTCCTCTTCAACCCAAAAAAATCCGCATGTATGTGTGTGGAGTGACGGTTTACGATAAATGCCATTTGGGCCATGCCCGCGCCAATGTGGCCTTTGATGTGATCTATCGTTATTTGAAGCACCGTTTTCCAGATCATCAAATCGAGTTTGTGCGAAATTTTACGGATGTGGATGATAAAATTATCCAGCGTTCCAATGAACAAAAAATTCCCTGGCAAGAACTGACCGAAAAATACATCGCTGAATTTCATAACGACATGCGAGCCTTGGGCAATGGGAGTCCCACGCTTGAACCCAAGGCGACCGAGCACATTCCCCAAATGCTTCAACTGATTCAAAAACTCATCGATAAGGGAATTGCCTATACTGCAGACGGGGATGTGTTTTACCGGGTAAAAAACTTTAAAGATTATGGAAAGCTTTCCGGGAAAAACATCGAAGACCTGGAATCCGGGGCGCGGGTGGATATTCGGGAGGCCAAGGAAAATCCACTGGATTTTGTTTTATGGAAGGCCGCAAAACCGGATGAGCCCTCCTGGGATTCGCCCTGGGGGAAAGGCCGCCCGGGTTGGCATATCGAATGTTCGGCGATGGGGATGAAATATTTGGGAGAGAGTTTTGATATCCATGGCGGCGGGCGGGATCTGATTTTTCCTCATCATGAAAATGAAATTGCCCAATCGGAAGGGGCCACCGGAAAACATTTTGTGAAATATTGGTTGCACAATGGTTTTGTGAATATCAATGCCGAGAAGATGAGCAAGTCGCTGGGAAATTTTTTTAGTATCCAAGACATTTTGAAACAGTACGATTGGGAAGTGGTTCGGGCTTTCTTGCTTTCGGTGCACTATCGTTCTCCGATTGATTTTTCAGATCAAAATTTACACGACATGGGCGAGGCGCTGGAGCGCTATTATACGACGATAAAAAGAGTGAGGGAGTTTTTGAATGGCCCCTCTCCCGAAAACCCTGCGGCTTTTCCTCACCCCTCAAGGGGGGAGGGAGTTGATCTTCCTTCTCCCATGGCGGGAGAGGGTGAAAACACTTTGAGCAACATTCTCTCTTCCTTCCAGCAAGCCATGGATGATGATTTTAACACCGCTGCTGTATTTGGACTCCTTTTTGAATCGGTTCGAGAAGTGAATAAAATGCTCGATCAAATCCAGGTGGGGGCGCGGCAAGCAGCGCCCCTACAAGAATTTCTTTCCAATTTAGAGAAAATTTCATCGGTGCTGGGATGCTTTCAGCCCGATGCAGCGGCCTTTTTTTCACGCACACAAACTCGTGCAGTCAAAGATCAAAATTTGGATGAATCCAAAATCCTTCAGCTGATTGAAGAACGTAAGCAGGCTCGTCTCTCCAAAAACTGGAAGCGTTCGGACGAAATTCGAAATGAACTGGCGCAAATGAATATAGTCTTAAAAGATAAACCGGATGGGAGTGTGGAGTGGAGTGTGAAGGGTTAG